From a single Collimonas pratensis genomic region:
- the rpsD gene encoding 30S ribosomal protein S4, translated as MARYIGPKAKLSRREGTDLFLKSARRSLDSKCKLDSKPGQHGRTSGARTSDYGNQLREKQKVKRMYGILERQFRRYFAEADRRKGNTGETLLRLLEARLDNVVYRMGFGSTRAESRQLVSHKAFTVNGNVVNIASYQVKTGDVIAVREKAKKQVRIVEALQLAEQGGMPSWVSVDAKKMEGTFKSLPDRNEIANDVNESLIVELYSR; from the coding sequence GTGGCACGTTATATCGGACCTAAAGCAAAACTTTCCCGCCGCGAAGGCACGGACCTGTTCCTGAAGAGCGCACGCCGCTCGCTGGATTCCAAGTGCAAACTGGATTCCAAGCCAGGTCAACATGGCCGTACTTCGGGCGCACGTACCTCCGACTACGGTAACCAATTGCGCGAAAAGCAAAAGGTCAAGCGTATGTACGGCATTCTGGAACGTCAGTTCCGTCGTTATTTCGCTGAAGCAGACCGTCGCAAGGGCAACACCGGCGAAACGCTGCTGCGTTTGCTGGAAGCACGTCTGGACAACGTCGTCTATCGCATGGGTTTCGGTTCGACCCGCGCTGAGAGCCGTCAACTGGTTTCGCACAAAGCGTTCACCGTCAACGGCAACGTTGTCAACATCGCTTCGTACCAAGTGAAGACCGGCGACGTGATCGCTGTTCGTGAAAAAGCCAAGAAGCAAGTGCGTATCGTTGAAGCGCTGCAACTGGCCGAACAAGGCGGCATGCCATCGTGGGTTTCGGTTGATGCGAAGAAGATGGAAGGTACTTTCAAGTCCCTGCCAGATCGTAACGAAATCGCTAACGACGTCAACGAATCGCTGATCGTCGAACTGTATTCGCGTTAA
- a CDS encoding DNA-directed RNA polymerase subunit alpha — MQNSLLKPRIIEVEALGAGHAKVVMEPFERGYGHTLGNALRRVLLSSMVGYAPTEVTIAGVVHEYSSLDGVQEDVVDILLNLKGVVFKLHNRDEVTLTLKKDGEGAVLASDIDLPHDVELVNPDHVIAHLTAGGALDMQIKVEKGRGYVPGNVRRLTEDANKTIGRIILDASFSPVRRVSYAVESARVEQRTDLDKLVINIETNGVITPEEAIRQSARVLVDQLNVFAALEGTEAAAEAPSRAPQVDPILLRPVDDLELTVRSANCLKAENIYYIGDLIQRSENELLKTPNLGRKSLNEIKEVLASRGLTLGMKLENWPPAGLEK, encoded by the coding sequence ATGCAAAACAGCTTGTTGAAGCCACGTATTATCGAAGTAGAAGCACTGGGTGCCGGCCACGCTAAAGTCGTGATGGAACCGTTTGAACGTGGCTACGGCCACACGCTGGGCAACGCGCTGCGCCGCGTCCTGCTGTCATCGATGGTTGGCTACGCGCCGACTGAAGTGACCATCGCCGGTGTGGTTCACGAATACTCGTCACTCGACGGCGTGCAGGAAGACGTAGTCGATATCCTGTTGAACCTGAAGGGCGTCGTGTTCAAGCTGCATAACCGCGACGAAGTAACACTGACATTGAAAAAAGATGGCGAAGGCGCTGTGCTGGCTTCCGACATCGATCTGCCCCATGACGTAGAGCTGGTCAATCCGGATCACGTGATTGCCCACCTGACTGCCGGTGGCGCACTCGACATGCAGATCAAGGTTGAAAAAGGCCGTGGCTATGTGCCGGGCAACGTTCGCCGCCTGACGGAAGATGCCAACAAGACCATCGGCCGTATCATCCTGGACGCTTCGTTCTCGCCAGTGCGCCGTGTTTCCTACGCTGTTGAATCGGCGCGTGTGGAACAGCGTACCGACCTGGACAAGCTGGTCATCAACATTGAAACCAATGGCGTGATCACACCGGAAGAAGCGATTCGCCAATCGGCGCGCGTGCTGGTTGACCAACTGAACGTGTTCGCTGCACTGGAAGGTACTGAAGCCGCTGCTGAAGCACCATCCCGCGCACCGCAAGTCGATCCTATCCTGTTGCGTCCGGTCGACGACCTGGAACTGACAGTACGTTCGGCCAACTGCCTGAAAGCAGAAAACATTTACTACATTGGCGATCTGATCCAGCGTAGCGAAAATGAACTGCTGAAGACGCCAAACCTCGGCCGCAAGTCCTTGAACGAAATCAAGGAAGTCCTGGCATCCCGTGGTTTGACACTGGGCATGAAGCTGGAAAACTGGCCGCCTGCAGGCCTGGAAAAGTAA
- the rplQ gene encoding 50S ribosomal protein L17: MRHRHGLRKLNRTSSHRLAMLRNMTVSLLRHEAIKTTLPKAKELRRVIEPILTLGKTDTLANKRLAFARLRDREMVLKLFAELGPRYANRNGGYLRILKMGFRVGDNAPMAYIELMDRPEISDDAEVPTAD; encoded by the coding sequence ATGCGTCACCGTCACGGCCTTCGTAAATTAAATCGTACTTCTTCCCACCGTCTGGCCATGTTGCGCAACATGACTGTTTCGCTGCTGCGTCACGAAGCAATCAAGACCACACTGCCAAAGGCAAAAGAACTGCGTCGCGTGATCGAACCGATCCTGACACTGGGCAAGACTGACACCCTGGCAAACAAGCGCCTGGCATTTGCTCGCCTGCGCGACCGCGAAATGGTCCTGAAGCTGTTCGCTGAACTGGGCCCGCGCTACGCTAACCGTAACGGCGGCTACCTGCGCATCCTGAAAATGGGTTTCCGCGTCGGCGATAACGCGCCTATGGCTTACATCGAACTGATGGACCGTCCAGAAATCAGCGACGACGCTGAAGTACCGACAGCTGACTAA
- the cutA gene encoding divalent-cation tolerance protein CutA, producing the protein MSEALLILTSLPDLASAQALARQLVERKLAACVNLLPAVQSVYRWQGQVEQAFETTLLIKTAAHRYAELESAIKAAHPYAVPEIIALPIVAGLPAYLNWITAETQKDVNV; encoded by the coding sequence ATGTCAGAAGCCTTGCTTATACTCACCAGCTTGCCCGATCTCGCCAGTGCGCAGGCTTTGGCGCGGCAACTGGTGGAACGCAAGCTGGCGGCCTGTGTCAATCTGCTGCCGGCGGTGCAGTCCGTCTATCGCTGGCAAGGCCAGGTGGAGCAGGCGTTTGAAACCACTTTGCTGATCAAGACCGCGGCGCACCGTTATGCGGAGCTGGAAAGTGCAATCAAGGCTGCCCACCCGTATGCCGTGCCGGAAATCATTGCGCTACCGATCGTGGCCGGCTTGCCGGCCTACCTGAATTGGATTACTGCAGAAACCCAAAAGGACGTGAATGTTTAA
- the dsbD gene encoding protein-disulfide reductase DsbD, whose protein sequence is MFKSLKQLSVLFAMLFAFALAHADEDDYLAPEVAFKFSARMADAKTAEVTYAIADGYYMYRERFHFKAEGATLGEPQIPAGTVKFDQTFNKNVETYHHTVTIRLPVEASGNFTLISTGQGCADKGLCYPPMDSRISLSTTGGNSGGGLLSAMGIAKAGSAAMDTPQAPAASNAADAAQAAASVPPPAAPDSESGRIESSLKGGKLLVIMPLFLLLGLGLAFTPCVLPMVPILSSIIVGEGTQVSRRRGFLLSVTYALGMALVYTALGVAAGLAGEGLAATLQNPWVLSAFALLMVLMSFSMFGFYQLQLPAAFQTKLSKASDQQSAGKLLGVFVMGAISALIVGPCVAAPLAGALVYISQTRDVVIGGSALFAMAVGMSVPLILVGISAGSLLPRAGAWMESVKRFFGVLMLAVAVWMVSPVIPALAQMLCWAGLGIGYGAYLLWDKSSTAWFAKAFGVAFMVCGVVQLAGAMTGGRDVLAPLAQLGGAKQESAHAQFIRVKSVAELDAALAQTNGKTALLDFYADWCVSCKEMEKFTFTDPRVQARFGQMVLLQIDVTANNADDKAMLKRFNLFGPPGIIFFNGQGQEVPHGRVIGYQNSDKFLQSLSVLNS, encoded by the coding sequence ATGTTTAAGTCTCTCAAGCAATTGTCTGTATTGTTCGCCATGCTGTTCGCTTTCGCCCTGGCGCATGCCGATGAAGACGATTACCTGGCGCCGGAAGTGGCCTTCAAGTTTTCCGCCCGCATGGCCGACGCCAAGACTGCGGAGGTGACCTACGCCATCGCCGACGGCTACTATATGTACCGCGAACGCTTTCACTTCAAGGCAGAAGGCGCCACGCTGGGCGAGCCGCAGATTCCGGCCGGCACCGTCAAGTTCGATCAGACCTTCAACAAGAATGTCGAAACCTATCATCACACGGTCACCATCCGCCTGCCGGTCGAGGCCAGCGGCAATTTCACGCTGATCTCCACCGGCCAAGGCTGCGCCGACAAGGGCTTGTGCTATCCGCCCATGGATTCCCGCATCAGCCTGTCCACCACCGGCGGCAATAGTGGCGGCGGTCTGCTGAGCGCCATGGGCATCGCCAAAGCCGGCAGCGCCGCGATGGATACGCCGCAAGCGCCGGCAGCCAGCAATGCCGCAGACGCCGCTCAGGCGGCCGCCAGCGTGCCGCCACCCGCTGCGCCTGACTCGGAAAGCGGCCGTATCGAATCGTCGCTGAAGGGCGGCAAGCTGCTGGTGATCATGCCGCTGTTCCTGCTGCTGGGCCTGGGCTTGGCGTTCACGCCTTGCGTGCTGCCGATGGTGCCTATCCTGTCATCGATCATTGTCGGCGAAGGCACGCAAGTCAGCCGCCGTCGCGGTTTCCTGCTCTCTGTCACCTATGCGCTAGGGATGGCGCTGGTGTATACCGCACTGGGCGTCGCCGCCGGACTGGCCGGCGAAGGCTTGGCCGCGACTTTGCAGAATCCGTGGGTACTGTCGGCGTTTGCATTGCTGATGGTGTTGATGTCGTTCTCGATGTTCGGCTTTTACCAGCTGCAGCTGCCGGCTGCGTTCCAGACCAAGTTGAGCAAGGCTTCCGATCAGCAATCCGCCGGCAAGCTGCTGGGCGTGTTTGTGATGGGTGCGATTTCGGCGCTGATCGTCGGACCATGCGTGGCGGCGCCGCTGGCCGGCGCGCTGGTGTATATCAGCCAGACGCGCGACGTCGTGATCGGCGGCAGCGCTTTATTTGCCATGGCGGTCGGCATGAGCGTGCCCTTGATATTGGTGGGGATCTCCGCCGGTTCGCTGCTGCCGCGCGCGGGCGCCTGGATGGAGTCGGTCAAGCGCTTCTTCGGCGTGCTGATGCTGGCGGTGGCGGTGTGGATGGTGTCGCCGGTGATTCCGGCGCTGGCGCAGATGCTGTGCTGGGCGGGTTTAGGCATCGGCTACGGCGCCTACCTGCTGTGGGATAAATCGTCTACCGCCTGGTTCGCCAAGGCCTTCGGCGTGGCATTCATGGTGTGCGGCGTGGTGCAGCTGGCGGGCGCCATGACCGGCGGCCGCGATGTGTTGGCGCCGCTGGCGCAGCTGGGGGGCGCCAAACAGGAAAGCGCCCACGCCCAGTTCATTCGCGTCAAATCGGTGGCGGAACTGGACGCAGCGCTGGCCCAGACCAATGGCAAGACTGCTTTGCTGGATTTCTATGCCGACTGGTGCGTCTCCTGCAAGGAGATGGAAAAATTCACCTTCACCGATCCGCGCGTACAGGCGCGCTTCGGTCAGATGGTCTTGCTGCAGATCGACGTCACCGCCAACAATGCGGACGACAAGGCCATGCTCAAGCGCTTCAATCTGTTTGGGCCGCCGGGCATCATATTTTTCAATGGTCAAGGCCAGGAAGTCCCGCATGGACGGGTAATCGGTTACCAGAATTCCGATAAGTTCCTGCAATCGTTATCGGTGCTGAATAGCTGA
- a CDS encoding peroxiredoxin produces MTLRLGDVAPDFEQDSSLGKINFYDWAGASWVVLFSHPADFTPVCTTELGLTSKLKSQFEQRGVKVIALSVDPADKHQEWIKDINETQNTVVGFPIIADADRKVSELYDLIHPNASATATVRSLFVIDPAKKVRLIITYPASTGRNFDEILRVIDSLQLTDNYSVATPGNWKDGEDVVIVPSLQDPEVLKQKFPKGFKAIRPYLRLTPQPNRD; encoded by the coding sequence ATGACTTTACGCCTTGGCGATGTCGCCCCCGATTTTGAGCAGGACTCTTCGCTCGGCAAAATCAATTTCTATGATTGGGCCGGGGCTTCCTGGGTGGTGCTGTTTTCGCATCCTGCCGATTTCACCCCGGTCTGCACGACAGAACTCGGCCTGACCTCGAAACTGAAATCGCAATTTGAACAGCGCGGCGTCAAAGTGATTGCGTTGTCTGTCGACCCTGCCGACAAGCACCAGGAATGGATCAAGGACATCAACGAAACGCAAAATACCGTGGTCGGATTCCCGATCATTGCGGACGCTGACCGCAAGGTGTCGGAGCTGTACGACCTGATCCATCCGAATGCCAGCGCCACCGCTACCGTGCGCTCGCTGTTCGTGATCGACCCGGCCAAGAAAGTGCGCCTGATCATCACTTATCCGGCCAGCACAGGCCGCAACTTCGATGAGATCCTGCGCGTCATCGACTCCCTGCAACTGACCGATAATTATTCGGTGGCCACGCCCGGCAACTGGAAAGACGGCGAGGATGTGGTGATCGTGCCGTCGCTGCAAGACCCCGAAGTGCTCAAGCAGAAATTCCCCAAGGGCTTCAAGGCGATCCGTCCTTATCTGCGTCTGACGCCGCAGCCGAATCGCGACTGA
- a CDS encoding magnesium transporter CorA family protein — protein sequence MDIFLISDNHVSQSLELPDVVPLKGFLWIDATHEEVAADPEAWRNAIERATGVQIYDPHMTDTLNPNHPSYFDSTQDYGMVVFRKLTLNGAGGNGNSQAPANAEAAAPAPAAESDSSKRKIPAALSKLATQPVTFLIMDHALVTVHERYSRTIDATRTRLQELCNKTEKTPHAIRLPASPEDLLLRLINAMVDQYLDLRQPLTTQLDRWQRALLDPRRPFKDWMALLDARIELRKLENLCEEQHDAMQELRDYFVDIDDGIEISRAKDLLLVRINDVMEHITRVLNHARRLESSIESAVQIHFSAVAHRTNEIMRTLTVITALFMPLTLITGIFGMNFEVMPLLKNALGFWLTMGSMALVIVVMLVFFQRRRYLESQALDRR from the coding sequence ATGGACATCTTTCTCATCAGTGACAACCACGTCAGCCAAAGCCTGGAATTGCCGGACGTCGTCCCGCTCAAAGGCTTTCTGTGGATCGACGCCACCCACGAAGAAGTAGCGGCCGATCCGGAAGCCTGGCGCAATGCGATCGAACGCGCCACCGGGGTGCAGATCTACGATCCGCACATGACCGACACGCTCAATCCGAATCATCCGTCCTATTTCGACTCGACCCAGGATTACGGCATGGTGGTGTTCCGCAAGCTGACGCTGAACGGGGCCGGCGGCAACGGCAACTCCCAAGCGCCGGCAAATGCCGAGGCCGCAGCGCCGGCGCCTGCAGCGGAGAGCGACAGCAGCAAGCGCAAGATCCCGGCCGCGCTCAGCAAGCTGGCGACCCAGCCTGTGACTTTCCTGATCATGGATCACGCCTTGGTCACCGTCCACGAACGCTATAGCCGCACCATCGACGCCACGCGCACGCGCCTGCAGGAACTGTGCAACAAGACCGAGAAAACGCCGCATGCGATACGCCTGCCGGCCTCGCCGGAGGATTTGCTGCTGCGCCTGATCAACGCCATGGTCGACCAGTACCTGGACTTGCGCCAGCCGCTCACCACGCAGCTGGACCGCTGGCAGCGCGCCCTGCTGGATCCGCGCCGGCCGTTCAAGGACTGGATGGCGCTGCTGGATGCGCGCATCGAATTGCGCAAGCTGGAAAACCTGTGCGAGGAGCAGCACGACGCCATGCAGGAGTTGCGCGACTACTTCGTCGACATCGACGACGGCATCGAGATCAGCCGCGCCAAGGACTTGCTGCTGGTGCGTATCAACGATGTGATGGAGCATATTACGCGGGTCTTGAATCACGCGCGGCGGCTGGAATCGTCGATCGAATCGGCGGTGCAGATCCATTTTTCCGCGGTCGCCCATCGCACCAACGAAATCATGCGCACACTGACCGTGATCACCGCATTGTTCATGCCGCTGACCCTGATCACCGGAATCTTCGGCATGAATTTCGAAGTCATGCCCCTGCTCAAGAACGCGCTCGGCTTCTGGCTGACGATGGGCAGCATGGCGCTGGTGATCGTCGTCATGCTGGTCTTCTTCCAGCGTCGGCGCTACCTGGAAAGCCAGGCGCTGGACCGGCGCTAG
- the hemB gene encoding porphobilinogen synthase, giving the protein MPHSHKTAQFPAIRMRRMRKDAFSRAMMRENVITTADLIYPVFILDGKNQREKINSMPGVERLSIDLLLNVAEECVALGIPVIALFPVINPSLKTPDGIEATNPQGLIPRAVRELKQRFPELGILTDVALDPYTSHGQDGVLNADGYVLNDETCAILVKQALTQADAGVDIVAPSDMMDGRIGAVRNALEAHHHIYTRIMAYSAKYASAFYGPFRDAVGSSATLGKSNKNTYQMDPANSNEALHEVALDLAEGADMVMVKPGMPYLDIVRRVKDEFKVPTFAYQVSGEYAMIKAAAQNGWLDHDKTMMEAMLAFKRAGADGVLTYFALDIARHLKKG; this is encoded by the coding sequence ATGCCACACTCACATAAAACCGCCCAGTTCCCCGCCATCCGCATGCGCCGCATGCGCAAAGACGCATTTTCACGCGCGATGATGCGGGAAAACGTGATCACCACGGCTGACCTGATTTATCCGGTCTTCATTCTGGACGGCAAAAACCAGCGCGAGAAAATCAATTCGATGCCGGGTGTTGAACGGCTGTCAATTGACTTGCTGTTAAATGTGGCGGAAGAGTGCGTGGCGTTAGGCATCCCGGTGATTGCCTTGTTCCCGGTGATCAATCCCTCCCTGAAAACGCCGGACGGCATCGAAGCCACCAACCCGCAAGGATTGATCCCGCGCGCGGTACGCGAACTGAAGCAGCGCTTTCCCGAACTCGGCATCCTCACCGATGTCGCCCTCGATCCCTACACCAGCCACGGCCAGGACGGCGTGCTGAATGCGGACGGCTATGTCTTGAACGACGAAACCTGCGCCATCCTGGTCAAGCAGGCGCTGACCCAGGCCGACGCCGGCGTCGACATCGTGGCGCCGTCCGACATGATGGACGGCCGCATCGGTGCGGTGCGCAACGCGCTGGAAGCGCATCACCATATCTACACCCGCATCATGGCTTATTCGGCCAAGTATGCTTCGGCTTTCTACGGTCCGTTCCGTGATGCCGTCGGTTCCTCTGCGACGCTAGGCAAGAGCAACAAGAACACTTACCAGATGGATCCGGCCAACAGCAACGAAGCCTTGCATGAAGTCGCGCTGGACCTGGCAGAAGGCGCCGACATGGTGATGGTCAAGCCGGGCATGCCTTACCTGGATATCGTCCGCCGCGTGAAAGACGAGTTCAAGGTGCCGACTTTCGCCTACCAGGTCAGCGGCGAGTACGCCATGATCAAGGCGGCCGCGCAGAACGGCTGGCTGGATCACGACAAGACCATGATGGAAGCCATGCTGGCGTTCAAGCGCGCTGGCGCGGATGGCGTACTGACTTACTTTGCGCTGGATATCGCACGTCACCTGAAAAAGGGCTGA
- the yihA gene encoding ribosome biogenesis GTP-binding protein YihA/YsxC yields the protein MSLLWQARFFTTVNHLRDLPTLQVPEIAFAGRSNAGKSTAINLLCNQKKLAFASKTPGRTQHINYFSIGGAHVGQHRKDETKTDEIRALLVDLPGYGYAEVSGSAKLHWQQLLGDYVRRREQLAALVLIVDSRRPFTELDVQMVEWFAPTGKPIHCILSKSDKLNRNDATNALRQARTFLASYVNENNEQLPFTVQLFSALNRSGLEEANDKIVELAGLNKLAEVESQEDDADDAAGEQDSSV from the coding sequence ATGTCCCTACTTTGGCAAGCCCGCTTCTTTACCACGGTCAATCATCTTCGTGACTTGCCAACCTTGCAAGTACCCGAAATCGCTTTTGCCGGCCGTTCCAATGCCGGCAAGTCGACCGCCATCAATCTTTTGTGCAACCAGAAGAAACTGGCTTTTGCGTCCAAGACCCCCGGCCGTACCCAGCACATCAATTATTTTTCCATAGGCGGCGCCCACGTCGGCCAGCACCGTAAGGACGAAACCAAGACCGACGAGATCCGCGCCCTGCTGGTCGACTTGCCCGGCTACGGCTACGCTGAAGTGTCCGGTTCCGCCAAGCTGCACTGGCAGCAGCTGCTGGGCGACTACGTGCGCCGCCGCGAGCAGCTGGCCGCGCTGGTGCTGATCGTCGATTCACGCCGTCCGTTCACCGAACTCGACGTCCAGATGGTGGAATGGTTTGCCCCTACCGGCAAGCCTATCCATTGCATATTGAGCAAGTCGGATAAACTCAACCGTAACGACGCCACCAACGCCTTGCGTCAGGCGCGCACTTTCCTGGCAAGCTATGTTAACGAGAACAATGAGCAACTGCCGTTTACCGTGCAATTGTTTTCGGCGCTCAACCGCAGCGGCCTGGAAGAAGCGAACGACAAGATCGTGGAATTGGCAGGCCTCAACAAATTGGCCGAAGTGGAAAGTCAGGAAGATGATGCCGACGACGCTGCCGGAGAACAAGACAGCTCTGTTTAG
- a CDS encoding c-type cytochrome has protein sequence MNRAFFPVVKAFFIAVVALSTAAHAADEAKAAPAKADPAKGEALYTNGDPARNITACISCHGAAGASTISANPKLGGQHEAYIHKQLTNFQGADRNNPIMSPLAKLLTDDEMKNIAAYLNAQPAKPGAAKDKDTLALGKKIYRGGIAEKSVPACAGCHSPNGAGIPAQFPRIGGQHQDYTVTELTNFRSGARKNGPMMTTIAKRMSDDEIKAVADYIAGLK, from the coding sequence ATGAACCGTGCGTTTTTTCCAGTAGTGAAAGCTTTCTTCATTGCAGTCGTCGCGCTTTCCACTGCTGCTCATGCAGCAGATGAAGCAAAAGCGGCGCCTGCCAAAGCCGATCCAGCCAAGGGCGAAGCACTCTATACGAATGGCGACCCGGCCCGCAACATCACCGCCTGTATCTCTTGCCACGGCGCCGCCGGCGCATCGACCATCAGCGCCAACCCGAAACTGGGCGGCCAGCACGAGGCATACATCCACAAGCAGCTGACCAATTTCCAAGGCGCGGACCGCAATAATCCGATCATGTCGCCGCTGGCCAAGCTGCTGACTGACGATGAAATGAAAAACATCGCGGCTTACCTGAATGCGCAGCCGGCCAAGCCGGGCGCTGCCAAGGACAAGGATACGCTGGCCCTGGGCAAAAAGATCTATCGCGGCGGCATCGCTGAAAAGAGCGTACCGGCCTGTGCCGGCTGCCACAGCCCGAACGGCGCCGGCATTCCAGCCCAGTTCCCACGTATCGGCGGCCAGCACCAGGATTATACAGTGACCGAGCTGACTAATTTCCGCAGCGGCGCGCGCAAGAACGGGCCGATGATGACGACGATTGCAAAACGCATGTCGGATGATGAAATCAAGGCAGTCGCCGACTATATTGCCGGCCTGAAGTAA
- a CDS encoding cytochrome c biogenesis protein ResB, whose translation MSTSNNEIAGNDINTAGIQLKTSRRWLADAVELLSSMRFAISLLAIIAVAAVIGTVLKQNDPMPNYVNQFGPFWFEVFGKLGLYAVYSSWWFLLMMTVLVLSTSLCIARNAPKMLKDMRSWRENVREQSLRNFHHKAEWISSTAPAVLTGQLVARIAAKGYKTKLVAKDNATLITAKQGAANKWGYIFAHSAIVIICIGGLLDSDLPIRAQQWIYGKTPFNGSGIIADIPAEHRLGLGNPTFRGNTLIPEGSASSTAIIPQKDGVMIQDLPFTIQLKKFIIDFYSTGMPKLFASEVVIRDNADGHTFPATIKVNQPLIYKGIAVYQSSFEDGGSKLRLTAYPMSGAAETTFPVSGEVNGSTPLAYNGNNDYTIEWSGFRPFNVENMAQSGDDLRAVTKSKSLNQRLSDDLSNHLGNAAKSAVKKDLRNVGPSVQYKLRDKTGQAREFSNYMQSIKVDDAYVFLAGVRDTPDEAFRYLRIPADDEDSLQEWMRLRAALMSPELRTAAAHRYAQRAIPESREGIATLRVQLEQSALRGLSLFAGDGKEAGYMAISRFLEQVPQQEQEKAADIFMKILNGSMWDLWQVAREKDGLKGMPADEKHARFLQLSTNALSDASFYNAPVYLQMTGFDEIKASVFQVTRSPGKKVVYLGCLLLVLGVFSMLYVRERRLWVWIRPDKDAEGQSHALMALSSQRKTLDFEKEFDVLKTQLMQPEAPGKV comes from the coding sequence ATGAGCACAAGCAATAACGAGATCGCAGGTAACGACATCAATACCGCCGGGATACAGCTGAAAACCAGCCGTCGCTGGCTGGCGGACGCAGTTGAATTATTGTCATCGATGCGCTTCGCCATCAGCTTGCTGGCGATTATCGCGGTGGCCGCGGTGATCGGTACCGTGCTCAAGCAAAACGATCCGATGCCGAACTACGTCAACCAGTTCGGACCGTTCTGGTTTGAAGTGTTCGGCAAGCTGGGCCTGTATGCGGTGTATTCGTCGTGGTGGTTCTTGCTGATGATGACCGTCCTGGTGCTCTCGACTTCGCTGTGCATCGCCCGTAATGCGCCGAAGATGCTGAAAGACATGCGCAGTTGGCGTGAAAACGTCCGTGAGCAGTCACTGCGCAATTTCCATCACAAGGCTGAGTGGATTTCGTCGACAGCGCCGGCGGTGCTGACCGGGCAGCTGGTGGCGCGGATTGCTGCCAAGGGCTACAAGACCAAGCTGGTGGCCAAGGACAACGCCACCCTGATCACCGCCAAGCAAGGCGCCGCCAACAAATGGGGCTATATTTTTGCCCACAGCGCCATCGTGATCATCTGCATAGGCGGCTTGCTGGATTCTGACTTGCCAATACGTGCGCAGCAATGGATCTACGGCAAGACGCCGTTCAACGGCAGCGGCATCATTGCCGACATTCCGGCAGAGCACCGGCTGGGACTGGGCAATCCGACTTTCCGCGGCAATACCCTGATACCGGAAGGCTCTGCCAGCAGCACCGCCATCATTCCGCAAAAGGATGGGGTGATGATCCAGGATCTGCCGTTCACCATCCAGCTGAAGAAATTCATCATCGATTTCTACAGCACCGGCATGCCCAAGTTGTTTGCCAGCGAAGTCGTGATCCGCGATAACGCCGACGGCCATACTTTCCCAGCCACCATCAAGGTCAACCAGCCCCTGATCTACAAGGGCATCGCGGTGTACCAGTCAAGTTTCGAAGACGGCGGCAGCAAGCTCAGGCTGACGGCTTATCCGATGAGCGGCGCCGCCGAGACGACTTTCCCGGTGAGCGGCGAAGTCAACGGCAGCACACCTTTAGCGTACAACGGTAATAACGACTATACGATTGAATGGTCTGGTTTCCGCCCGTTTAACGTGGAGAATATGGCTCAGTCGGGCGATGACCTGCGCGCCGTGACCAAGTCCAAAAGCCTCAACCAACGCTTGAGCGACGATTTGAGCAACCATCTCGGCAATGCCGCAAAAAGCGCCGTCAAGAAAGATCTGCGCAATGTCGGCCCGAGCGTGCAGTACAAGTTGCGCGACAAGACTGGCCAGGCCCGCGAATTCAGCAATTACATGCAGTCGATCAAGGTCGACGATGCCTATGTGTTCCTGGCCGGCGTGCGCGACACGCCGGATGAAGCGTTCCGCTATCTGCGGATTCCGGCCGACGACGAGGATAGCCTGCAAGAGTGGATGCGCCTGCGCGCCGCGCTGATGAGTCCAGAGTTGCGCACGGCAGCGGCGCATCGCTACGCGCAGCGCGCCATTCCGGAAAGCCGCGAAGGCATCGCCACCCTGCGCGTGCAGCTGGAACAATCGGCATTGCGCGGCCTGTCTCTGTTTGCCGGCGACGGCAAAGAGGCCGGCTACATGGCGATCTCCCGGTTCCTGGAACAGGTGCCGCAGCAGGAGCAGGAAAAGGCCGCGGATATCTTCATGAAGATCCTCAACGGTAGCATGTGGGATCTGTGGCAAGTTGCACGAGAGAAAGATGGATTGAAGGGAATGCCAGCCGACGAAAAGCATGCGCGCTTCCTGCAGCTGAGCACCAATGCGCTGTCGGATGCAAGCTTCTATAATGCGCCTGTGTATCTGCAGATGACCGGCTTTGACGAAATCAAGGCCTCGGTATTCCAGGTCACCCGTTCGCCGGGCAAGAAGGTGGTGTACCTGGGCTGCCTGCTGCTGGTGCTGGGCGTATTTTCGATGCTGTACGTGCGCGAGCGCAGGCTGTGGGTGTGGATCCGTCCCGACAAGGATGCAGAAGGACAGTCGCATGCGCTGATGGCATTGAGTTCGCAGCGCAAGACGCTGGATTTTGAAAAAGAATTTGACGTATTGAAAACACAATTGATGCAGCCAGAAGCACCGGGCAAAGTCTAG